GGGGGACTTGTTCGTGTTACCAAGAAACACCTTGTTTTGCTTGAGCCTCACTCGACTGCAGGTAGCGGAAAGGTGGCAGAGATAAAGAGCAGCGTCAACACTGTGGGCGGTGACGGGTGGATACCGTCCACACCGTTCACGTATATTCACAACTATGACCGTGCATTCCTGCACCATCCGCTTAGGCAGCTAGTTGATATGTCACTTCCAACGCACCTAAACAAAGTAGGACCGCTGTATCGCCTCCGGGTGATGGAAAAGGTAGACCGCCCTGCTTGGCCCGACCGGGTCATAGAGATGCTGCTGGACCGGACTCCAGGGTCGATGGAGGTAGGACCTTACGGTTCTTGGATCCAGTGGTTACAAGCGTGCAGGGAACGCGCTTTGCCAATACGCCTCATCCTTGGCCCGGAAGACCTGATGAAACCCAGCGAGATAGAGGACTCTGACCTGATCCTCTCAACGGTCAGAATGGCTGAGATTTTGGAGATGAATGGCCTCTGCCATGATCGTGCCACCCTGGTATCAGACGGATACGTCTACTTGCTGGGTCCGAGAGGCCGTTCTGCTCCCCCTGGTTGGCAGGCTGCAGCCCATACCGAGCTTCTACTTAGCGCAAGGTGGCTTCGCATTGTCGATCGCGTTCTTCAGAGCTCTGTCATCCGGTTACTTCAGATGGAAAACGCGAAGCGAGGCCTGGAGCAAGCGAACGAACGGCTTAGGGGACCCAAAGCAAGAGAAGGTCAGCAAGGAGCGGCCAGGTTGCACGCACACTTTGATCAGGGGAACGCAGATCACAGGGATGTAGCGATTCCAGATCTAGTTCCGTCTCAGGTGACTGGAGAGCGTCGAGAGCTTGAAGCTCGTGTTGCAGAGGCTGAGGCTCGTGTTGCAGAGGCTGAGGCTCGTGTTGCAGAGGCTGAGGCTCGTGTTGCAGAGGCTGAGGCTTGTGCCGCAGAGGCTGAAGCGAATCGTCGTAAGGCTGAAGTGGAACTTGACCAGTACAAGACGTGGGCGCAACACACAATTGCTGACCTGCAGATCAAACACAGCGCTAGTCTCCGGACGGTAAGCCGGTTGCGCAATAGTGTCACCTACCGAGTCGGTCGTGCCATGGTTGAGGCAGCCTGCCCATCACGGAACACCTTGTTGCTTCCGGTCCGCCTGGTAAGGATTGCACTCCAGCACTACAGGGATACCCGCCGCAGGGCGTCGGCCCCCTCCGCCTCACCGACTAGTTCCAAGGCACAGAAGCACCTGGTCGTCGACTCGGATACGGGTGATGTGCGAAAGCGTGCGCAAGAGTTAGTCCGACAAGGGCGGCTGACAGACGCCTTTGAGTTGCTTGAGAGGTCGACGCGGCTTACCGAAAAACAGACGAGACAGTTCGACATGCTTCAGGACAAGTTAAGGCTACTGCGTGGTGAGGTGCAGTTCTCCGCAGGTCAACATCATCCCCCGTTGGAAGGCTACACGGGGCGACCGCGGACTGCGCTATACGTGCTTCACAACTCGTTGCCATATAATTCTGGAGGCTATGCAACGCGTGCCCATGGCATTCTCACAGGACTCACCGCCACCGAATGGGATGTCACTGCAGTCACCCGATTGGGGTACCCAAGTGATCGTGTCCATGCAGCTCTCCCGCCTGTCGGTAGAGTCATCGACGGCGCGAAATATACCTACCTGGATGACCCGGATCTCAACCTCAAGACACTATCGCTTACGGAGTATATCAGTCAGTTTAGCTCAAGACTCGAGGAAGTCGCACGCAGCGTTCGACCGGTCGTACTCCATGCGGCCTCGTTCTTCCACAACGGAATTGCAGCAAATCTTGTTGGGCAACGCCTGGGCATTCCCTCGATCTACGAGATCCGTGGCATGCACTACTTGACTCGGTCTTCTCATGATCCTGGGTGGAAGGACTCTGACGAAAGCCGCCTCTATCGCAAACTCGAGTTACAGGCTGCTCAGGACGCGGACTTGGTGCTCACCTTGACGGGGGCCTTGCGCGAGTTGATCGCGAATTGGGGGGTCCCTAGGGATAAGATCTATGTCTTTCCAAATGGTGTAGACACCCAGCGCTTTGCTCCCACGCCACCAGACCGTGAGCTTCAAGCGCGTCTGGGGTTGGAAGGCAAGGTTGTTATCGGTTATGTGGGGTCGTTCGTCTTCTATGAGGGACTTGACTACCTCCTAGAGGCCGCTGCTATCCTGAAAACCAGGCGTGATGACTTCAAGCTGCTCTTGGTCGGCGATGGTGAACATTTCGACCAGATCGCCGCCTTGGTGCGCCAACTCGGTCTGGAGGGACTCACGGTCCTGACAGGTCGAGTGCCGCACGAAGAAGTCGTACGGTACCATTCGCTTGTGGATATCGCCCCATTCCCGCGCAAGGGCCTACTAGTGTGCGAGACTGTGTCGCCAATCAAACCGTTGGAAGCAATGGCTATGGGGAAGGCGGTCGTTGCCTCCAGCGTAGCTGCGCTCTGCGAGATGGTGCACGACTCAACCACGGGGCTGGTTCATGAGAAGGACAAGGTAGAGCACTTGGCAGCGGTTCTTGAGCAGTTGATCCGAGACCCTGGGCTCAGGAAGGCTCTGGGGGTGCGGGCCAGAGATTGGGTGGTTCAGCATCGGGATTGGCGCGTCCTTACCAGGGAACTTGCCAGAACGTACGAACGACTCACCGAGGGCAGTATTGCACACCGGAGGTAGTGAGTTCACTCTCTATAATCCGGAACGTCCAGTGCCCTATCGCTCCAAGGGTCGTGCAAGTGGATCACCCGGTAGTTAGTCTTTCCCGAACTCTCCCATGAACCTGATTAGGCTACCATCATCAGGAAGAGTAGGCTCCCCTGCCTAACCCCTCACGTAGAGGAAAGGCAGGGGAGCGCTGCCTTCTGACTAGTGCTCTAGACCATCACCAATTGCTGACCACACCCGAGTATTTTGACCTGAAAGCCAGCTGCACACCAATTATCCAAAGAGACTACCCCGCGTGCATCAACGAGCAAAGGCCTGGACACCAACTCTCGCACCCAGTTCGGGTCCAGAGATGCATACACCGCATGATCAGTGAGAAGAAGCAGGGCTTCTGCGCCGCGGAGCATGTCCTCCAGAGGCAGATTGTAGCGGGCAATAAAGGGATCGTGGACTTTAACCTCGATTCCTTCTGACTCGAGCAACTGGGCGATTTCCAGGGAAGGGCTTTCGCGATCATCACCGACATCTGCCTTGTATGACGCCCCAAGGATAGCCACTCGCTGTACTGGTTGGTTGCCTTCCAGCTCATGCAGCAGCTTCACGACATGTAGCGGCATGCGCCGGTTGATTCGACGAGCAGTTTGAATCAGGTCCGTCAGCGTCGGGGCCGCTTCTACGACAAAATAGGGATCCACCGCAATGCAGTGGCCGCCCACCCCGGGCCCGGGACGCAGAAACTGGACTCTTGGGTGGCGGTTAGCAAGGCTCATTGCTTCCCAGGCGTTTACCTTCAGGTGCTCGCATACCAGAGCAAACTCGTTGGCCAGGGCTATGTTGACGTCGCGATAGGTGTTTTCCATCAACTTCACCAACTCGGCCGTCTTTGCATCGGTAATGCTAATACACCCACGTACGAAAGATCGGTACAAGGCGGCTGCGGCCTCTCCTGCGGCCGGCGTCAGTCCGCCGATAACGCGGTCATTCTGAACCAGTTCCGCGAGCAAATTCCCAGGTAGTACGCGTTCCGGAGCGTGCGCCACTAGCAGTTGGGAGGTGTCAACCCCTTCCTCCCGCAGTGTCCCTACGACGACCTCTTCAGTCGTGCCGGGCGGAACTGTGGACTCCAAAATAACAAGGTTTCCAGGTTGGACGAACGGGGCGATCGCCCTCGTCGCGCTGATTACGTATCCCAGATCAGCCTGGTACGATGCTTCGGGGCGGAAGATGCGTTCGCGAATGTTGTCGTTGCTGTGCTTGAAGGGTGTAGGGACGGCAATAATGAACGCATCAGCTCTACTCGGTTGATCGCAGACCGTCAGACTACCGTCACTGAACACCTTTTGTGCCAGTGCGGCGAGACCTTCCTCGTTAACGATATGAAGCTGACCCTCATGGAGGGAGTTAATGATCGCAGTGTTTACGTCCACACCTACTACGTGATGTCCCGCGTTAGCCAGGAGGCAAGCTGTTGGGAAGCCGATATACCCCATACCCATAATGCAGACTTTCATTGAGATTCCGATACCCCCTACGAGATAGTACATGTACCACAATCAAATGCATGGGTCAAGGAGCATCGCTCTTGCTACGGTGCCTGCCTCGAAAGCTGCTAGCACTTCGTCGCCAGCGGGGCCGAACTCTCAAAGACAGTTCCCGTAGAATCGGTGTACATGACGCACCACACAGCGCGTGTTGGTTCAGCTTGCGAACGGTGTACAACTTACCTCGGGATGAACGCTGACCGAATCAGTTACCTCGTAGCTTATTGTACAACTGAATAAGTTTGCTAGACTCAACTTGCCAGTTGTACTGCTGAACTACGTTTCGGGTATTGGCGGACTTTGTTCCCCAGGGTTCGGGCGTGAGAAGAGTGTTAATCGCCTGTGCAATCTGGCCCGGGTCATGGGGGTCAACCAGGATACCGACATCGAACTCTTCGACCACCCGCCGGATCTCCGGATAGTCGGCCGCCACAACGGGCAGGCCGGCAGCGAAGTACTCGAAGAGCTTGTTGGAGTCGGTGGAGTAGTGGTTGAAGCAGGTGTTCTGCAGTACCTGCACACCAATCCGCGCGGCACGGGTATACCCGAGTAGGTCCTTCAGGGGAACACGGCCGGTGAACCGCACACGGTCCGTCACCCCCAGCTCGACCGCCAGTTGCTGCACCTTGCCCATCAGGTTGCCGTCGCCGACGACGACGAAGCAGCCGCTCCGCCACATGGGGATGCTCTGCAGCACTTGCTCGATGCCGCGGCCTGCCTGCACCCCGCCCTGGTAGATGATGATGGGCTGGTCGGCGGGAATCCGCAGCTCGGTATGGAGATCGCGGGCCGGAACAGCGGCGAGGTTGAGATCGATCACGTTGCCCACCACCAATGGCCTGACCCCGTACTTGGCGGTCATGAACTCCGCGCGCGTCCGGGTGGTCGCGATCACCGCATCGGCAAACGGGATGGTCACCCTCTCGATCAGGTGCACGTACCACACGTCATGACCGACGCGACCGGTTGCAGCTTCGTGCGAGTCGTAGACCAGGGGCCTCCAGCGCAGGAGCTTCGCCAGCACGGCGGCCGGCATGGTGTTGAGGTCATGAGCGTGATAAAAGTCCGCCCGCAGGCGGACGGCGGTGAGGGCCATGCGCCAGAGGATCCCAGCGCGCCGCAGAAAACGCAGTACCCGCCGGAGGCTGCTCTCGCTGGCCGGCGGAAACTCAGTGCGCCCTTGTTGAAGTTCGCCTGGACGGCCTGCGCTGCGGCCCCGGACAACCGGCTTCAGCCCTGACCAGACCCGCTTCAGCGCGCGGAACACGATCCCCTGCCGTTCAATGCGGATGACCTCTAGACCGTCCACCCACTCGTGCTGCGGGAGGACCGTCGGCCCGGTCCCGGCCAGCGCGAGGATGGTGACATGATAACCGGCAGATGCCAGGGCCGTCCCCTCACGGTGGACCCTGGCATCATTCGTGAAGGGGTTGAGGAGAAACATCACAATCTTGGGTTTGATAAGCCATTCCTCCACGCGACCTGCGGACAGGCGTCGGTGAAGCGACAACGCCGTTCTCTTCGGTACCGAAGACTTACAATACGACTTTGAACGGTTGATTCCTGTTGGTCGGGCACAAGGTTATGGCCATTTGTCGGTTCTTCTGGGAAGAAGACCACTGCAACCGTTCCATGGTGCAGTAGAGGATTCGCCTTGAAAAGCGCCAACCTATATCATACACACATATTAGCGCCGCGATGGCTCCCAAGGCGCCTGGGGGTGGCCGATTATCTACATCTGGTGGATCAACCAATACGCGGTCACGCCCGACCTTCCCGGAGGTACACGCCACTACGACCTTGGCGTGGAACTGGGGCGCATGGGCCACCGCGTCTATATCTTCGCGTCCGATCTGAACCTGGCCCTTCGCCGCCGCACCAGGCTCCGCCCGGGGGAGTTGTACAGCGTTGAGCAACGGGATGGAGCGGCGTTCGTCTGGGTCGGGTCGGCCGAGTACCGGAGGAACGACTGGCGGCGGGCCTGGAACATGCTCTCGTTCGCCTGGAACCTCCTGCGCACGGCATCGTCGATGCGGCGTGAAGGCCCGCCGGACGTGATCATCGGCTCCTCGCCCCATCCCTTCGCTGCGCTCGCAGCTGCGTACCTGGCCCGAAAACTCGGCTCGCGGTTCGTGCTCGAGGTGCGGGACCTGTGGCCTCAGGCGCTGGTCGACATGGGAGGGCTCCGGGAGTCGCATCCAGGAGTGAAGCTCCTGCGCTTCATCGAGCGCCGACTCTACGCCCGGGCCGAGCGCATCGTCGTGCTGGCCGCCGGTGCGGAGCGCTATCTGACGGAACGGGGGGTGGATCCCGAGCGGATCGTGTACGTGCCCAACGGGGTGCACCTGGACAACTTCCGCGTCTCGCCTGATCGAAGGCAGAGCCGTGCTCGCTTCGGGTTCGACTGCTTTACGATCGTCTACGCAGGAGCCCACGGCCCCGCGAACGCACTGGAGACGATCGTCAAGGCGGCGCAGATGGTCTCGGACCTGCCAGTGAAGTTTGTACTGGTGGGTGACGGACCCGCCAAGGATTCCCTCGTCGAGTTGGCCCGGAGCCTTGCCGTCAGGAACGTACAGTTCCTGGATCCCGTTCCCAAGAGCGAGATGGCGGACCTGCTTTCGGCCGCAGACGCCGCGGTCATTACCCTCAGGAACGCCCAGGCGTTCTCGTACGCGGTAAGCCCGAACAAGCTCTTCGATTACATGGCAGCGGGCCGACCCATTCTGTGTGCCGTACCCGGAGAGGTCGCACAGCTTGTCCGGACCGCCGGGGCGGGGATACCTGTGGAGCCCGAGAACGAGGCTCAGCTGGCGGATGCCGTGCGCCAGTTGGTCGCCCTCCCGCAAACCGAGCGGGAGCAGATGGGGCACAGGGGCAGAGCGTACCTGGAAGCGCACTTTGACCGGAGGGCTCTGGCCGGGCGGCTGGCCGAGGCCCTGGCCTCCATCTGGACGTAAGCAGTGAAATCGAGGCTGGTGGTAAGGTGACTCAGCGGGTGGCCGAAAGGCCGCGCATCTATCTCTCGCCGCCTCATCTGACGGGATCGGAGGCGCAATATGTCCAGGAGGCATTCGCGACCAACTGGGTCGCGCCGCTGGGACCCCACGTAGAGGCGTTTGAGCGCGAGTTCGCCTCCACGGTGGGGAGTCCGTATGCCCTGGCGGTCAGCTCCGGCACTGCCGGACTTCACCTGGCGCTGATCGAGGCCGGCGTTGGCCCGGGCGACGAGGTGCTGGTCTCCACCCTGACCTTCGCAGCCAGCGTGAACCCGATCTGCTACCTCGGGGCGCGCCCGGTGTTCATTGACAGCGAGCGCACCTCCTGGAACATGGACCCAGCGCTGCTTGAAGAAGAGCTTGAAAGGCGCGCACGGGTCGGCCGCCTGCCCAAGGCGGTGGTCCTTGTCCATCTCTATGGGCAGAGCGCTGATATCGACCCGATCGCGGCTGCGTGTGCGCGCTACGAGGTGCCCCTGATCGAGGACGCCGCTGAGGCGCTCGGGGCCACCTACAAAGGGCGGGCCCCCGGCACCTTCGGTCTCGCCGGGGTCTACTCGTTCAACGGCAACAAGATCATTACCACCTCCGGCGGCGGGATGCTGGTCTCCGCTGACGAGGCCCTGGTGCAGCATGCCCGCAAGCTGGCCACCCAGGCGCGCGATCCGGCGCCGCACTACGAGCACTCCGAGATCGGCTACAACTACCGGATGAGCAACGTCCTGGCCGGCATCGGGCGAGCCCAGCTGCAGGTGCTGAACGATCGGGTGAGCGCCCGCCGGCGGAACTTCGACCTGTACCGACGGGCGCTGGGAGACCTGGCGGGGCTCTCGTTCCAGGAGGAGGCTCCCTGGGGTCTGCATACGCGCTGGCTGACCTGCGTGCTGATCGACCCCGAGGAGTTCGGAGCGGACCGCGAGGCCCTCCGGTTGGCGCTGCAGGCGGAGAACATCGAGTCACGTCCGGTGTGGAAGCCGATGCACCTGCAGCCGGTCTTCCGGGACTACCCCTGCGTCGGCGGCCAGGTTGCCGAGGACCTCTTCCGCCGAGGGCTCTGCCTGCCCTCGGGTTCGAGCCTCACCGAGGCCGACCTCGACCGGGTGGTGGATGTGGTCCGGCGCTGCGCGGGGAGATGAGCGATGAGACGAGTTGCCAAACGGATGCTGGATCTCCTCCTCGCCGTCCCGGGGTTCATCCTCCTCATGCCGGTGATGATCACCGTGGCCCTCGTGGTAGCCATCCATCTGGGCAGGCCCGTCATATTCGCCCAGGTTCGGCCAGGCTATCGGGGCAAGCCATTTCGCATGTACAAGTTCCGGACGATGCTGGATGCGCGGGATCCCAGCGGCGCCCTTCTCCCCGACGAGCACCGGCTCACGCCGCTCGGGCGGTTCCTGCGCAGCACGAGCCTCGACGAACTGCCCGAACTCTGGAACGTCATCCGGGGTGACATGAGCCTCGTCGGGCCCCGTCCGCTGCTGATGGAGTACCTGGACCTCTACACCCCGGAGCAGGCGCGCAGGCATGAGGTTCCCCCCGGCATCACGGGATGGGCGCAGGTGAACGGCCGCAATGCGCTCTCCTGGGAGGAGAAGTTCGCGCTGGACGTCTGGTACGTGGACAACTGGTCGCTCTGGCTGGACATCAAGATTTTGTGGAGAACGGTGGCTGCGGTGCTGCTCCGGCGCGGTGTGAGCGCGGAAGGGCACGTGACGATGCCGCCCTTTACCGGCACCAGAAAGCAGGAGAACGCATGAGCCCACAGATCGGACCGAGGTGAGATCGTTGCAGGATCTGGTGATTTTTGGCGCCGGGGGGCACGCGCGCGAGCTGCACCAACTGGTGGAGGACGTCAACCGCTGCGAGCCCACCTGGAACTTCCTGGGCTTCCTGGACGGGAACCCTGCGCTGCACGGAACCCACGTTCACGGCTTTCCCGTGCTTGGTGACCTGGGCTGGCTCCAGGGACGACCCGAGGTTGCACTGGTCATCGGCGTGGGCAACCCCGGGGCCCGCAAGCGCATCGCCGAGGAGGCGAGCGCAATGGGCCACCGGGACTTCGCCACGCTCATCCACCCCTCGGCTCAGGTGGGCACGCGCGTCTCGGTGGGAGCCGGGACGGTGATCTGCGCCGGCGTGGTGGTGACGACGGACGTGCAGATCGGGCGCTTCGTCATCCTCAACGTGGGCAGCACGGTCAGCCACGATTCGGTGCTTGAGGACTATGCCACGCTGGCCCCCGGGACGCACATCCCGGGCAGCGTGAGGGTCTGTGAGGGAGCGGACCTGGGTACGGCGATGACTGTCCTCCCCGGACGGACCATCGGACCGTGGGCCGTGGTCGGCGCCGGCGCGGTCGTGACCGAAGACGTGCCGGCCGCCGTGACCGTCGCCGGTGTTCCTGCGCGGATCCTCTCCGGGCGGAGCACACCGCGGCCGTAAACGGGGGTTGGGTTGCCAAGGGAATGTTGCGCCAGCTGGTGAGTTGGGGACGGGAATGAAAGGCGACTGGCGAAGCCGGACTCCGGCTTCACCAGTCGCTTTCCCTGTTGCTCATGCGACCCAAAGAAATCACCCGCCCGACCCAAAGAAATCACCCGCCGGCAGGAGCGTCAGCCCCCCTGTCAGACCCGTTACCCGCCATCCCCTCCTCCGGCCCACCGACCAGCGGCTCGTCCGGGCGCCGGTTCACCAGCATCCGCTGCACCCAGACCGAGGCGAACATCATCATCAGCCCCGTGACCACAAACACCGCCCGGGGGCCGAAGGCGTCGGCGACCCAGCCGCCCAGCGACGGACCCACGACAGACCCCAAGTTATTCGCACTCGTATTGATCCCATACGCCCGCCCCCGGAAACTCGGATGCACAACCTCCGCCAGCGCCGCGTTCACCGACGGCTGCACGGCGGCGGTGGCGATGCCGAAGACGAACCGCAGCAGCATCAGCCAGCCCACGGTCTGGACCAGCGACTGCGGCAGGAGCAGGATCCCGGCCGCCATCAGGCCCAGCGAGAGCAGCTTGGCGAAGCCCATGCGGTCGCCCAGGCGGGCCCAGCGGGGGGCGGTGAGCACCGTCGCGAGGGCAGGCAGGGCGAAGACGAAGCCCACGAGGAAGTCCGCCGCGTCCCCCTCGCCGAAGACTAGGTGCGTGAAGGCGGTGATCCACCCCTCCCGGACCAGGGTGGGGATGAAGTTCGAGAGGATCGGCTGCAGCGACTGCAGCGCGGCCTGGATCAGCAGGGCCGAGATCATGAGGGCCAGCAGCCCCCGGTTGGTGACGGCCAGCTTGATGTCCGAAACCACGCTGGTGCGCGCCTTGCTCGCACCGATGATCTTCTCCTTCACCAGGAACGCGGCCAGCAGGATGGCGACGAAGACCAGCACCGCGGCCACCCGCATCGTCCAGCGGATGCCCATCAGCTCCGCCAGCGTGCCGCCCAGCAGGGGCCCCAGGATGGTGCCGGTGGCCATGCCCGTCTGCAGGATCGCCAGGTAGCGGCCCACGCGGTCCTCGGGGGTGTTGGTGGCCACCAGGGCGACGGCGGAGGGGATGTAGCCCGAGAAGGCCCCGTTGAGCAGCCGCAGCCAGAAGAGCTGCACGTGGTTGGTCACCAGGCTCATCAGGAAATAGACGATGCTGATCGAGATGCCGGCGCGGACCAGCATCGGCTTGCGCCCGTACCGGTCCGCCAGGTTGCCCCAGATGGGGGCCATGATGGAGCTGGAGAGGAAGGTGACCGCGAAGATCACGCCGGACCAGGTGTAGAGGTTCTCCGCAACACCCAGCTCGGCGATGAACCGGGGCAGGAAC
The Symbiobacterium terraclitae genome window above contains:
- a CDS encoding glycosyltransferase, which produces MLDVRLKFTTLASNEADLAKEYWRGPHVHPTDFREGVPTFYSEMIAQVIFQLQATSIFEFGCNAGRNLVTIRRLHQLNEKPVPRLAGCDINPHAVEYGRTKWGLDIQVGDETLLEEIPRDSFDVSITVSVLDHLPDFTGTLGGLVRVTKKHLVLLEPHSTAGSGKVAEIKSSVNTVGGDGWIPSTPFTYIHNYDRAFLHHPLRQLVDMSLPTHLNKVGPLYRLRVMEKVDRPAWPDRVIEMLLDRTPGSMEVGPYGSWIQWLQACRERALPIRLILGPEDLMKPSEIEDSDLILSTVRMAEILEMNGLCHDRATLVSDGYVYLLGPRGRSAPPGWQAAAHTELLLSARWLRIVDRVLQSSVIRLLQMENAKRGLEQANERLRGPKAREGQQGAARLHAHFDQGNADHRDVAIPDLVPSQVTGERRELEARVAEAEARVAEAEARVAEAEARVAEAEACAAEAEANRRKAEVELDQYKTWAQHTIADLQIKHSASLRTVSRLRNSVTYRVGRAMVEAACPSRNTLLLPVRLVRIALQHYRDTRRRASAPSASPTSSKAQKHLVVDSDTGDVRKRAQELVRQGRLTDAFELLERSTRLTEKQTRQFDMLQDKLRLLRGEVQFSAGQHHPPLEGYTGRPRTALYVLHNSLPYNSGGYATRAHGILTGLTATEWDVTAVTRLGYPSDRVHAALPPVGRVIDGAKYTYLDDPDLNLKTLSLTEYISQFSSRLEEVARSVRPVVLHAASFFHNGIAANLVGQRLGIPSIYEIRGMHYLTRSSHDPGWKDSDESRLYRKLELQAAQDADLVLTLTGALRELIANWGVPRDKIYVFPNGVDTQRFAPTPPDRELQARLGLEGKVVIGYVGSFVFYEGLDYLLEAAAILKTRRDDFKLLLVGDGEHFDQIAALVRQLGLEGLTVLTGRVPHEEVVRYHSLVDIAPFPRKGLLVCETVSPIKPLEAMAMGKAVVASSVAALCEMVHDSTTGLVHEKDKVEHLAAVLEQLIRDPGLRKALGVRARDWVVQHRDWRVLTRELARTYERLTEGSIAHRR
- a CDS encoding MFS transporter; translated protein: MDQAAKNLYVLWVGNFLTACSFSLVMPFLPRFIAELGVAENLYTWSGVIFAVTFLSSSIMAPIWGNLADRYGRKPMLVRAGISISIVYFLMSLVTNHVQLFWLRLLNGAFSGYIPSAVALVATNTPEDRVGRYLAILQTGMATGTILGPLLGGTLAELMGIRWTMRVAAVLVFVAILLAAFLVKEKIIGASKARTSVVSDIKLAVTNRGLLALMISALLIQAALQSLQPILSNFIPTLVREGWITAFTHLVFGEGDAADFLVGFVFALPALATVLTAPRWARLGDRMGFAKLLSLGLMAAGILLLPQSLVQTVGWLMLLRFVFGIATAAVQPSVNAALAEVVHPSFRGRAYGINTSANNLGSVVGPSLGGWVADAFGPRAVFVVTGLMMMFASVWVQRMLVNRRPDEPLVGGPEEGMAGNGSDRGADAPAGG
- a CDS encoding DegT/DnrJ/EryC1/StrS family aminotransferase — its product is MAERPRIYLSPPHLTGSEAQYVQEAFATNWVAPLGPHVEAFEREFASTVGSPYALAVSSGTAGLHLALIEAGVGPGDEVLVSTLTFAASVNPICYLGARPVFIDSERTSWNMDPALLEEELERRARVGRLPKAVVLVHLYGQSADIDPIAAACARYEVPLIEDAAEALGATYKGRAPGTFGLAGVYSFNGNKIITTSGGGMLVSADEALVQHARKLATQARDPAPHYEHSEIGYNYRMSNVLAGIGRAQLQVLNDRVSARRRNFDLYRRALGDLAGLSFQEEAPWGLHTRWLTCVLIDPEEFGADREALRLALQAENIESRPVWKPMHLQPVFRDYPCVGGQVAEDLFRRGLCLPSGSSLTEADLDRVVDVVRRCAGR
- a CDS encoding sugar transferase codes for the protein MRRVAKRMLDLLLAVPGFILLMPVMITVALVVAIHLGRPVIFAQVRPGYRGKPFRMYKFRTMLDARDPSGALLPDEHRLTPLGRFLRSTSLDELPELWNVIRGDMSLVGPRPLLMEYLDLYTPEQARRHEVPPGITGWAQVNGRNALSWEEKFALDVWYVDNWSLWLDIKILWRTVAAVLLRRGVSAEGHVTMPPFTGTRKQENA
- a CDS encoding nucleotide sugar dehydrogenase; protein product: MKVCIMGMGYIGFPTACLLANAGHHVVGVDVNTAIINSLHEGQLHIVNEEGLAALAQKVFSDGSLTVCDQPSRADAFIIAVPTPFKHSNDNIRERIFRPEASYQADLGYVISATRAIAPFVQPGNLVILESTVPPGTTEEVVVGTLREEGVDTSQLLVAHAPERVLPGNLLAELVQNDRVIGGLTPAAGEAAAALYRSFVRGCISITDAKTAELVKLMENTYRDVNIALANEFALVCEHLKVNAWEAMSLANRHPRVQFLRPGPGVGGHCIAVDPYFVVEAAPTLTDLIQTARRINRRMPLHVVKLLHELEGNQPVQRVAILGASYKADVGDDRESPSLEIAQLLESEGIEVKVHDPFIARYNLPLEDMLRGAEALLLLTDHAVYASLDPNWVRELVSRPLLVDARGVVSLDNWCAAGFQVKILGCGQQLVMV
- a CDS encoding glycosyltransferase family 4 protein, whose protein sequence is MNQYAVTPDLPGGTRHYDLGVELGRMGHRVYIFASDLNLALRRRTRLRPGELYSVEQRDGAAFVWVGSAEYRRNDWRRAWNMLSFAWNLLRTASSMRREGPPDVIIGSSPHPFAALAAAYLARKLGSRFVLEVRDLWPQALVDMGGLRESHPGVKLLRFIERRLYARAERIVVLAAGAERYLTERGVDPERIVYVPNGVHLDNFRVSPDRRQSRARFGFDCFTIVYAGAHGPANALETIVKAAQMVSDLPVKFVLVGDGPAKDSLVELARSLAVRNVQFLDPVPKSEMADLLSAADAAVITLRNAQAFSYAVSPNKLFDYMAAGRPILCAVPGEVAQLVRTAGAGIPVEPENEAQLADAVRQLVALPQTEREQMGHRGRAYLEAHFDRRALAGRLAEALASIWT
- a CDS encoding acetyltransferase produces the protein MQDLVIFGAGGHARELHQLVEDVNRCEPTWNFLGFLDGNPALHGTHVHGFPVLGDLGWLQGRPEVALVIGVGNPGARKRIAEEASAMGHRDFATLIHPSAQVGTRVSVGAGTVICAGVVVTTDVQIGRFVILNVGSTVSHDSVLEDYATLAPGTHIPGSVRVCEGADLGTAMTVLPGRTIGPWAVVGAGAVVTEDVPAAVTVAGVPARILSGRSTPRP
- a CDS encoding glycosyltransferase family 4 protein, giving the protein MSLHRRLSAGRVEEWLIKPKIVMFLLNPFTNDARVHREGTALASAGYHVTILALAGTGPTVLPQHEWVDGLEVIRIERQGIVFRALKRVWSGLKPVVRGRSAGRPGELQQGRTEFPPASESSLRRVLRFLRRAGILWRMALTAVRLRADFYHAHDLNTMPAAVLAKLLRWRPLVYDSHEAATGRVGHDVWYVHLIERVTIPFADAVIATTRTRAEFMTAKYGVRPLVVGNVIDLNLAAVPARDLHTELRIPADQPIIIYQGGVQAGRGIEQVLQSIPMWRSGCFVVVGDGNLMGKVQQLAVELGVTDRVRFTGRVPLKDLLGYTRAARIGVQVLQNTCFNHYSTDSNKLFEYFAAGLPVVAADYPEIRRVVEEFDVGILVDPHDPGQIAQAINTLLTPEPWGTKSANTRNVVQQYNWQVESSKLIQLYNKLRGN